A portion of the Stella humosa genome contains these proteins:
- a CDS encoding DODA-type extradiol aromatic ring-opening family dioxygenase has protein sequence MTGPLFLSHGSPMLYLTDTPAHRFLAGLEIGRPRAIVVASAHWETDRPAVGAAGRPGTIHDFGGFPEALHRARYPAPGDPIVAGEVVAALAAAGIPAVLDPGRGLDHGIWVPLAIALPGAEVPLVPLALQPELGPLHHLALGRALAPLAASGILVVGSGAVTHNLHATRGQAVDAPAPAWVDRFRDWVAETVAAGDADRLCAYRTEGPAAEVNHPTEEHFLPLLVALGAAGAGATGRRIHASVEYGVIGMDNYAFGIR, from the coding sequence ATGACCGGCCCGCTCTTCCTGTCGCATGGCTCGCCCATGCTGTACCTGACCGACACGCCGGCGCACCGCTTCCTGGCCGGCCTGGAGATCGGCCGCCCGCGCGCCATCGTGGTGGCGTCCGCCCATTGGGAAACCGATCGCCCTGCGGTCGGTGCCGCGGGCCGGCCCGGGACGATCCATGATTTCGGCGGGTTCCCCGAGGCCCTGCACCGTGCCCGCTACCCGGCGCCGGGCGATCCGATCGTGGCGGGCGAGGTGGTAGCTGCCCTGGCTGCCGCCGGCATCCCGGCGGTGCTCGATCCCGGGCGCGGCCTCGACCATGGGATCTGGGTCCCGCTGGCGATCGCCCTGCCGGGGGCCGAGGTGCCGCTCGTGCCGCTCGCCCTCCAGCCGGAACTGGGGCCGCTCCATCACCTGGCGCTGGGCCGTGCGCTCGCGCCGCTGGCCGCAAGCGGAATCCTGGTCGTCGGCTCGGGCGCCGTCACCCACAACCTCCATGCCACCCGCGGCCAGGCCGTCGATGCGCCGGCCCCGGCCTGGGTCGACCGATTCCGCGACTGGGTGGCCGAAACGGTGGCGGCCGGCGACGCCGATCGCCTGTGTGCCTACCGCACCGAGGGGCCCGCGGCGGAGGTCAACCACCCGACGGAGGAGCATTTCCTGCCGCTGCTGGTGGCGCTGGGTGCCGCCGGGGCGGGCGCCACGGGCCGCCGCATCCATGCCAGTGTCGAGTATGGGGTCATCGGGATGGACAATTACGCGTTCGGGATCCGTTGA
- a CDS encoding LysR family transcriptional regulator, which yields MDRLQSMEAFVKVVEQGSFAGAADALGLSRAMVSKHVAALEDRLGVRLLQRTTRRLNLTEVGRAYFDRSRDIIHQLSEAEEAASALQSMPRGTLRLNCSTGFGVRHLAPALAAFQTQYPDLQADVTLSDRLVDIVEDGYDLVIRIGRLQDSSLIARRLAPTRLLLCAAPAYMAARGEPAHPDELPSHNFLRYTYATTSEVPLTGPGGETAAFGFAGNLACNNGDALLAAALAGQGIVMLPTFYVGNHLAEGALKVVLPQWTLPQLTIYAVYPVSRHLAAKVRLFVDFLADRFRGEPPWDACWLPAAAAE from the coding sequence ATGGACCGGCTGCAGAGCATGGAAGCCTTCGTGAAGGTGGTGGAGCAGGGCAGCTTCGCCGGTGCGGCCGACGCGCTCGGCCTGTCGCGGGCCATGGTGTCCAAGCATGTGGCCGCCCTGGAGGACCGGCTGGGCGTTCGCCTGCTGCAACGCACCACGCGACGGCTGAACCTGACCGAGGTGGGACGGGCCTATTTCGACCGCTCGCGCGACATCATCCACCAGCTTTCCGAGGCCGAGGAAGCGGCGTCCGCCCTGCAATCCATGCCGCGCGGGACGCTGCGCCTCAACTGCTCGACCGGGTTCGGGGTACGCCACCTGGCCCCGGCGCTGGCCGCCTTCCAGACGCAGTATCCCGACCTGCAGGCCGACGTCACCCTGTCCGACCGGCTGGTCGATATCGTCGAGGACGGCTACGACCTGGTCATCCGCATCGGACGATTGCAGGATTCCTCGCTGATCGCGCGGCGCCTGGCGCCGACCCGCCTGCTGCTGTGCGCGGCCCCGGCCTACATGGCCGCGCGCGGCGAGCCGGCGCACCCGGACGAGCTGCCGTCGCACAATTTCCTGCGCTACACCTACGCCACCACCTCGGAGGTGCCGCTGACCGGGCCGGGGGGCGAGACGGCGGCCTTCGGCTTTGCCGGCAACCTTGCCTGCAACAATGGCGACGCGCTGCTGGCCGCCGCCCTGGCCGGCCAGGGCATCGTCATGCTGCCGACCTTCTATGTCGGCAACCACCTGGCCGAGGGCGCGCTGAAGGTGGTGCTGCCGCAATGGACGCTGCCGCAGCTCACCATCTATGCCGTCTACCCCGTCAGCCGCCACCTCGCGGCCAAGGTGCGGCTCTTCGTCGACTTCCTGGCCGACCGCTTCCGCGGCGAGCCGCCCTGGGACGCCTGCTGGCTGCCCGCCGCCGCCGCGGAATAG
- a CDS encoding N-acyl homoserine lactonase family protein, with the protein MTEPHVYEVFAIKYAAMPDRQPWMNFIGVDAHDGPLGLDFYIWLIQGGGRTWVIDIGYDREVAEKRGRTIIRNPVEGLELMGVDAAAVEDVVITHMHWDHVGNVGLFPRARIHVQDREMQYVTSRYMQYPAFRHAYELDHVLEMVKALYGERLVFHDGDQELAPGLSVHHVGGHTMGLQAVRVWTRRGWVVLASDASHLYPNMELSRPFPIVFHVGEMLEGHKKLRRLASSGDHLIPGHDPDVMRRYPAPRPELEGIVVRLDVEPVA; encoded by the coding sequence ATGACCGAGCCCCATGTCTACGAGGTCTTTGCGATCAAGTACGCGGCGATGCCCGACCGCCAGCCCTGGATGAACTTCATCGGCGTCGATGCCCATGACGGGCCGCTCGGCCTCGACTTCTACATCTGGCTGATCCAGGGGGGCGGACGGACCTGGGTCATCGACATCGGCTACGACCGCGAGGTGGCCGAGAAGCGCGGCCGCACCATCATCCGCAACCCGGTCGAGGGGCTGGAGCTGATGGGCGTCGATGCGGCCGCGGTCGAGGATGTCGTCATCACCCACATGCACTGGGACCATGTCGGCAATGTCGGCCTGTTCCCCCGGGCCCGCATCCACGTCCAGGACCGGGAGATGCAGTACGTCACCAGCCGCTACATGCAGTATCCGGCCTTTCGCCATGCCTACGAGCTGGACCATGTGCTGGAGATGGTGAAGGCGCTCTATGGCGAGCGGCTGGTGTTCCATGACGGCGACCAGGAACTGGCGCCCGGCCTGTCGGTCCACCATGTCGGCGGCCACACCATGGGCTTGCAGGCGGTCCGCGTCTGGACCCGCCGCGGCTGGGTCGTGCTGGCGTCCGACGCCAGCCACCTCTACCCCAACATGGAGCTGTCGCGGCCCTTCCCGATCGTCTTCCATGTCGGCGAGATGCTGGAGGGGCACAAGAAGCTGCGCCGGCTGGCCAGCTCGGGCGACCACCTCATCCCCGGCCACGACCCGGACGTGATGCGCCGCTACCCCGCGCCCCGCCCGGAGCTGGAGGGGATCGTCGTGCGCCTCGACGTCGAGCCGGTGGCGTAG
- a CDS encoding aspartate aminotransferase family protein, which translates to MPDDQSRTNSEIVSRYREMTPKSEALFAQAKAIFPSGVTHDGRHLDPYGIYVDRAEGAYKWDVDGNKYIDFFGGHGALLLGHNHPVVMEAVGPALAKGTHFGANHALEVQWAQAVQALVPTAERVRFTSSGTEATLMGLRLARSYTGRHKLVRFKTHFHGWHDHMTGGYANHFDGTSPVGVLDGISDAVVLVAPNDRDGVREALKGGDIAAVILEPTGSSTGMVPTAPGFLEFLREETEKHGTVLIFDEVVTGFRVAPGGAQAHYGIKPDLTSLAKILAGGLPGGAIVGRKDLFDALDYAATAVSGKEKIQHPGTYNANPVSAAAGIAALDHIRTSDACAVANAMGDLVRDKINQVFVEEGVNWACYGTFSSFHTFLNPKGRKIDPLAFDALAIDYEELKGKPKGLSHRIRVAMLVNGVDLNGWPGGNISCMHTAADMEATAEAYRETIRMLRKEGEI; encoded by the coding sequence ATGCCCGACGACCAGTCCCGCACGAATTCCGAGATCGTGTCCCGTTATCGCGAGATGACGCCGAAGTCGGAAGCCCTCTTCGCCCAGGCGAAGGCGATCTTCCCCAGCGGCGTCACCCATGACGGCCGCCACCTCGACCCCTACGGCATCTATGTCGACCGTGCCGAGGGTGCGTACAAATGGGACGTCGACGGCAACAAGTACATTGATTTCTTCGGCGGCCACGGCGCCCTGCTGCTCGGTCACAACCATCCGGTCGTGATGGAAGCGGTCGGCCCGGCACTGGCCAAGGGCACCCACTTCGGCGCCAACCACGCGCTGGAAGTGCAGTGGGCGCAGGCCGTCCAGGCCCTGGTGCCGACGGCCGAGCGCGTGCGCTTCACCTCGTCCGGCACCGAAGCGACGCTGATGGGCCTGCGCCTGGCCCGCAGCTACACCGGCCGCCACAAGCTGGTGCGCTTCAAGACGCACTTCCACGGCTGGCACGACCACATGACCGGCGGCTATGCCAACCACTTCGACGGCACCTCGCCGGTCGGCGTGCTGGACGGCATCAGCGACGCCGTGGTCCTGGTCGCCCCCAATGACCGCGACGGCGTGCGCGAGGCCCTGAAGGGCGGCGACATCGCGGCCGTGATCCTGGAGCCGACCGGCTCGTCGACCGGCATGGTGCCGACCGCCCCCGGCTTCCTGGAGTTCCTGCGCGAGGAGACCGAGAAGCACGGCACCGTCCTGATCTTCGACGAGGTCGTGACCGGCTTCCGCGTCGCCCCCGGCGGGGCCCAGGCCCATTACGGCATCAAGCCCGACCTGACGTCGCTGGCCAAGATCCTGGCCGGCGGCCTGCCGGGCGGGGCCATCGTCGGCCGCAAGGACCTGTTCGACGCGCTCGACTATGCGGCGACCGCCGTCTCGGGCAAGGAGAAGATCCAGCACCCCGGCACCTACAACGCCAACCCGGTCTCGGCCGCGGCCGGGATCGCGGCCCTGGACCACATCCGCACCAGCGACGCCTGCGCCGTCGCCAACGCCATGGGCGACCTGGTGCGCGACAAGATCAACCAGGTCTTCGTCGAAGAGGGCGTGAACTGGGCCTGCTACGGCACCTTCTCCAGCTTCCACACCTTCCTCAACCCCAAGGGCCGCAAGATCGACCCGCTCGCGTTCGATGCGCTGGCGATCGACTACGAGGAACTGAAGGGCAAGCCCAAGGGCCTGTCGCATCGCATCCGCGTGGCGATGCTGGTGAACGGCGTCGACCTCAACGGCTGGCCCGGCGGCAACATCTCGTGCATGCACACGGCGGCCGACATGGAAGCGACGGCGGAAGCCTATCGCGAGACCATCCGCATGCTGCGCAAGGAAGGCGAGATCTGA
- a CDS encoding NADH:flavin oxidoreductase/NADH oxidase: MPDTLLFSPLTLRSVTTRNRIVVSPMCQYSATDGVPEDWHLANLAARAVGGAGIVFTEVAHLEARGRITPWCLGLWNDAQEAQLARIARFIDGQGAVPAIQVGHAGRKGSTGKPWEGSKPLSVAAGGFDVIGPTDQPWAEGYPVPAAMDAGTIATVLAAFADAARRAHRAGFKVFEIHGAHGYLIHEFLSPLVNTRTDEYGGDAAGRSRFLMAAIDAVRSEWPADLPLFIRLSCTDWVAGGLTIDDTVDLCRRLAARGDVDLIDCSSGGADPRQQIAFFPGYQVPFADAVRNKAGIATGAVGMIQSPYQAEEVLANGRADLVFLGRTLLADPHWPLKAARTLGATVTWPDQYARASRF; encoded by the coding sequence ATGCCCGACACGCTGCTTTTCAGCCCGCTCACCCTGCGCTCGGTCACCACGCGCAACCGCATCGTCGTCTCGCCCATGTGCCAGTACAGCGCCACGGACGGCGTGCCGGAGGACTGGCACCTAGCCAACCTCGCCGCCCGCGCGGTGGGCGGTGCCGGCATCGTCTTCACCGAGGTGGCGCACCTGGAGGCGCGTGGCCGCATCACGCCCTGGTGCCTCGGCCTGTGGAACGACGCCCAGGAGGCACAGCTCGCCCGCATCGCCCGCTTCATCGACGGTCAGGGGGCGGTGCCGGCGATCCAGGTCGGCCATGCCGGCCGCAAGGGCTCGACGGGTAAGCCGTGGGAGGGCTCCAAGCCGCTGTCGGTGGCGGCCGGCGGGTTCGACGTGATCGGCCCGACCGACCAGCCCTGGGCCGAAGGCTACCCGGTGCCGGCCGCCATGGACGCGGGCACGATCGCCACCGTGCTGGCCGCCTTCGCCGATGCCGCCCGGCGCGCCCATCGCGCCGGCTTCAAGGTCTTCGAGATCCACGGCGCGCACGGCTACCTGATCCACGAGTTCCTGTCGCCGCTGGTCAACACCCGCACCGACGAGTATGGCGGCGACGCCGCCGGCCGGTCGCGCTTCCTGATGGCGGCGATCGATGCCGTGCGCAGCGAATGGCCGGCCGACCTGCCGCTCTTCATCCGCCTGTCCTGCACCGACTGGGTGGCGGGCGGCCTGACGATCGACGACACGGTCGACCTGTGCCGGCGGCTCGCCGCCCGCGGCGACGTCGACCTCATCGACTGTTCCTCGGGCGGCGCCGACCCGCGCCAGCAGATCGCCTTCTTCCCCGGCTACCAGGTGCCGTTTGCCGATGCCGTGCGCAACAAGGCCGGCATCGCGACCGGTGCGGTCGGCATGATCCAGTCGCCCTACCAGGCCGAGGAGGTGCTGGCCAACGGCCGGGCCGACCTCGTCTTCCTCGGCCGCACGCTGCTGGCCGACCCGCACTGGCCGCTGAAGGCCGCCCGCACCCTGGGCGCCACCGTCACCTGGCCCGACCAGTACGCCCGCGCCAGCCGGTTCTAG
- a CDS encoding NADH:flavin oxidoreductase/NADH oxidase — protein sequence MADPILFRPLPLRSRIARNRIVLAPMAQYSGIDGMPQDWHLANLATRAVGGAGIVFTEVAYVAPDARISAGCLGLWNDAQEAAFAGITRFIAGQGALSAIQVGHAGRKGSTTKAWEGGKPRRPADGGWNLVGPTDQPWSDASNIPRAMDAGMIADAVAAFAATAARARRAGFDIFEIHAAHGYLLNEFLSPLVNTRDDQYGGDPVRRSRFLMEVIDAVRGEWPDHLPLFIRLSCSDWVPGGITIDDTVELCRRIAARGDVDLIDCSSGGVDPRQQIAFFPGYQVPFADAIRNRAGIATGAVGMIQSPFQAEEVLANGRADLIFLGRTLLADPHWPLHAARTLGAEVRWADQYLRATRF from the coding sequence TTGGCCGATCCCATCCTGTTCCGCCCGCTGCCCCTGCGCTCCCGCATCGCGCGCAACCGCATCGTCCTGGCGCCGATGGCGCAGTATTCCGGTATCGACGGCATGCCGCAGGACTGGCACCTGGCCAACCTCGCCACCCGCGCCGTGGGCGGCGCCGGCATCGTCTTCACCGAGGTGGCCTACGTGGCGCCCGACGCGCGCATCTCCGCCGGCTGCCTTGGCCTGTGGAACGACGCGCAGGAGGCGGCCTTCGCCGGCATCACCCGCTTCATCGCCGGGCAGGGCGCCCTTTCGGCAATCCAGGTCGGCCATGCCGGCCGCAAGGGCTCCACCACCAAGGCGTGGGAGGGCGGCAAGCCCCGGCGGCCGGCCGATGGCGGCTGGAACTTGGTCGGCCCGACCGACCAACCCTGGTCGGACGCCAGCAACATCCCCCGGGCGATGGATGCCGGCATGATCGCGGACGCGGTGGCCGCCTTCGCCGCCACGGCCGCGCGCGCGCGCCGGGCCGGGTTCGACATCTTCGAGATCCACGCCGCCCACGGCTATCTGCTGAACGAGTTCCTGTCGCCGCTGGTCAACACCCGCGACGACCAGTATGGCGGCGACCCGGTGCGCCGGTCGCGCTTCCTGATGGAGGTGATCGACGCCGTGCGCGGCGAGTGGCCGGATCACCTGCCGCTCTTCATCCGCCTGTCCTGCTCGGACTGGGTGCCGGGCGGCATCACCATCGACGACACGGTCGAACTGTGCCGGCGGATCGCCGCCCGCGGCGATGTCGACCTCATCGACTGCTCGTCGGGTGGCGTCGACCCGCGCCAGCAGATCGCCTTCTTCCCCGGCTACCAGGTGCCGTTCGCCGATGCCATCCGCAACCGGGCCGGCATCGCCACGGGGGCGGTCGGCATGATCCAGTCCCCTTTCCAGGCTGAGGAGGTGCTGGCCAACGGCCGGGCCGACCTCATCTTCCTGGGCCGCACCCTGCTGGCCGACCCGCACTGGCCGTTGCACGCCGCCCGCACGCTCGGGGCCGAGGTGCGCTGGGCCGACCAGTATCTGCGCGCCACCCGTTTCTGA
- a CDS encoding Fic family protein has translation MLKPTYVIPSLPPPDLETVPIFKALATANRALAELKGRAATIPNQGILIDTLALQEAKASSEIENIVTTQDELFQADLLPGGPASPAAKEVALYRDALKLGYDRLRERDGIISNGVLIEMFQLLKRRDDGFRTTPGTALRHDGTGEIVYVPPQDAADVVGQMTRLERFVNDDGACSLDPLIKMALIHHQFESIHPFPDGNGRIGRILNVLYLTRTGLLEIPVLYLSRHITRTKADYYRLLQSVRDDGAWEEWVLYMLAAVGETAQTTLGLVESIRAQMAAVKHRMRTELPKIYSQDLLNNLFRHPYTRIEYVVGDLGISRPTATKYLEVLAQGEFVRKHQVGRNNYYINTNLVRLFEDVARRR, from the coding sequence ATGCTCAAGCCAACCTATGTGATCCCCAGCCTGCCGCCGCCTGATCTCGAGACTGTGCCGATCTTCAAGGCGCTGGCGACTGCGAATCGCGCCCTGGCGGAGTTGAAGGGGCGGGCGGCGACAATTCCAAACCAAGGCATCCTGATCGACACGCTCGCCCTTCAGGAAGCCAAGGCCAGTTCGGAAATCGAGAACATCGTCACCACGCAGGACGAGCTATTCCAGGCCGACCTGCTGCCCGGTGGCCCAGCATCGCCCGCCGCCAAGGAAGTGGCCCTGTACCGCGATGCGCTCAAGCTTGGCTATGACCGTCTTCGCGAAAGAGATGGCATCATCTCGAATGGCGTGCTGATCGAGATGTTTCAGCTCCTGAAGCGGCGCGATGACGGGTTCCGGACGACGCCGGGCACGGCGCTGCGGCATGATGGAACCGGAGAGATCGTCTATGTACCGCCGCAAGATGCGGCCGACGTGGTTGGCCAAATGACCCGGCTTGAGCGCTTCGTCAACGACGACGGTGCTTGCTCGCTGGATCCGTTGATCAAGATGGCGCTCATCCATCACCAGTTCGAAAGCATCCACCCGTTTCCCGATGGGAATGGCCGGATCGGTCGCATACTCAACGTCCTGTATCTGACGCGAACCGGCCTTCTTGAGATACCGGTGTTGTATCTCAGCCGGCATATCACCCGCACCAAGGCCGACTACTATCGTCTGCTGCAGTCAGTGCGCGACGATGGGGCCTGGGAGGAATGGGTGCTCTACATGCTGGCTGCCGTCGGAGAGACGGCACAGACCACGCTTGGTCTTGTCGAGAGTATTCGGGCCCAAATGGCGGCAGTCAAACACCGGATGCGGACGGAATTGCCGAAGATCTATTCTCAGGATCTTCTGAATAATTTATTCCGACATCCATACACGCGCATAGAATATGTGGTCGGCGATCTTGGCATATCCCGTCCTACGGCGACCAAGTACCTGGAGGTCCTTGCCCAGGGAGAGTTCGTCCGAAAGCATCAGGTCGGCCGCAACAACTACTATATCAACACTAACCTCGTCCGCCTCTTCGAGGATGTCGCCCGCCGCCGCTGA
- a CDS encoding DODA-type extradiol aromatic ring-opening family dioxygenase, whose product MTAIAPLFVSHGAPDMILGHSPARAFLQDLGRRLPRPQAVVVASAHWDSGRPLVGGAARPDTLHELCAGARGLCQKRYGAPGAPALADRIAGLLVDAGLPASVDRERGLDHGAWAPLALMFPDADIPVVPISIQSRLGAAHHLALGRALAPLTDAGVLVLGSGGITNNVHASHGRPVDAPCPEWVSRFQEWLADGLAAGDPAALAAALERAPGRRENHPTPEHLMPLFVALGAAGPGAAVRRLHASVAHGALAMDAYAFNPLATGGSAAARSRILEDVA is encoded by the coding sequence ATGACCGCGATTGCCCCCCTGTTCGTGTCCCACGGTGCCCCGGATATGATCCTTGGGCACTCCCCGGCCCGGGCGTTCCTCCAGGACCTCGGGCGCAGGCTGCCCCGGCCCCAGGCCGTCGTCGTCGCCAGCGCCCACTGGGATAGCGGCCGGCCGCTCGTCGGGGGCGCTGCCCGCCCCGATACGCTGCACGAGCTTTGCGCCGGTGCGCGCGGGCTCTGCCAGAAGCGCTATGGGGCGCCGGGCGCGCCGGCCCTGGCCGACCGCATCGCGGGGCTCCTGGTCGATGCCGGCCTGCCGGCCTCGGTCGACCGCGAGCGCGGGCTCGATCATGGGGCCTGGGCGCCGCTGGCGTTGATGTTTCCCGACGCCGACATCCCGGTGGTGCCGATATCGATCCAGTCCCGGCTGGGGGCGGCCCACCATCTGGCGCTGGGCCGGGCCCTGGCGCCGCTGACCGATGCGGGCGTCCTGGTGCTGGGGTCGGGCGGTATCACCAACAACGTCCATGCCAGCCACGGCCGGCCGGTCGACGCGCCGTGCCCGGAATGGGTCAGCCGGTTCCAGGAATGGCTGGCGGACGGGCTCGCGGCGGGCGATCCGGCGGCGCTGGCGGCCGCTCTCGAACGCGCGCCCGGCCGGCGCGAGAACCACCCGACGCCGGAGCACCTGATGCCGTTGTTCGTGGCCTTGGGTGCGGCCGGGCCCGGTGCCGCCGTCCGGCGCCTGCATGCCAGCGTCGCCCATGGCGCGCTGGCGATGGATGCCTACGCCTTCAACCCGCTTGCGACCGGCGGCAGCGCTGCCGCCCGGTCGCGCATCCTGGAGGATGTCGCATGA
- a CDS encoding SLAC1 anion channel family protein: MNGLPGPAALASPDLRHFPLPLFASVMGLMGLSFAWRRAAIVFPDLPAVIGEAILALAVVWFLVVAGLYAAKAATRWPDVLAEARHPARANFLTAISIAVMLIGTGLLPHAPRFAEAVWLAGVAGNVALAVVIIRRWILERFEPAQVTPAWFIPVVGNVVPPLAGVELGYVELSWFCFAGGLGFWLVLFPLTMGRLFTGDPLPPGLSPMLFIFLAPPSVGFLSWLELNGGVLDAAANFLFHLALFIALCLAAMAPRFLRVPWSLISLAYTFPLAALAAAALRYHQMAGSRVTLVLAAGLLMLASAVVAAVFAGTVRRFVAGAFFRPEP; encoded by the coding sequence ATGAACGGTCTACCAGGTCCGGCGGCGCTCGCGTCGCCGGACCTGCGCCACTTTCCCCTGCCCCTCTTCGCCTCGGTGATGGGGCTGATGGGCCTGTCCTTCGCCTGGCGGCGGGCGGCGATTGTCTTCCCCGACCTCCCGGCCGTCATCGGCGAGGCGATCCTGGCGCTGGCCGTCGTCTGGTTCCTCGTGGTGGCGGGGCTCTATGCCGCCAAGGCCGCGACGCGCTGGCCGGATGTCCTGGCCGAGGCCCGCCACCCGGCGCGGGCCAATTTCCTCACCGCCATCTCGATCGCCGTCATGCTGATCGGCACCGGCCTGCTGCCGCATGCCCCGCGCTTCGCCGAGGCGGTGTGGCTGGCGGGCGTGGCCGGCAACGTCGCCCTGGCAGTCGTGATCATCCGCCGCTGGATCCTGGAGCGGTTCGAGCCGGCCCAGGTGACGCCGGCCTGGTTCATCCCCGTCGTCGGCAACGTCGTGCCGCCCCTGGCGGGGGTGGAACTGGGCTATGTGGAGCTGTCCTGGTTCTGCTTCGCGGGCGGGCTGGGGTTCTGGCTGGTGCTGTTCCCGCTGACCATGGGCCGCCTCTTCACCGGCGATCCGCTGCCACCCGGCCTCAGCCCGATGCTGTTCATCTTCCTGGCGCCACCCTCGGTCGGTTTCCTCTCCTGGCTGGAGCTGAATGGCGGGGTGCTGGACGCGGCCGCCAATTTCCTTTTCCATCTGGCGCTGTTCATCGCCCTCTGCCTGGCGGCGATGGCGCCGCGCTTCCTGCGCGTGCCCTGGTCGCTGATCTCGCTCGCCTATACCTTTCCCCTGGCGGCCCTGGCCGCCGCTGCCCTGCGCTATCACCAGATGGCGGGCAGCCGGGTGACGCTCGTCCTGGCCGCCGGCCTCCTGATGCTGGCGTCGGCCGTGGTCGCCGCCGTCTTCGCCGGCACCGTGCGGCGCTTCGTCGCCGGTGCCTTCTTCCGACCGGAGCCCTGA
- the pcaC gene encoding 4-carboxymuconolactone decarboxylase, with the protein MDQDRYDRGLAVRREVLGAEHVDRSIQGADDFTRPLQEYVTESAWGAIWTRPGLPRHTRSLLNLAMLTALNRPHEIKLHINGALNNGVTKDEIMEVFLQTAVYCGVPASIDSFRIARDVFKERGID; encoded by the coding sequence ATGGACCAGGATCGCTACGACCGGGGCCTCGCGGTCCGGCGCGAGGTGCTCGGCGCCGAGCATGTCGACCGCTCGATCCAGGGGGCGGACGACTTCACCCGGCCCTTGCAGGAGTATGTGACGGAATCCGCCTGGGGGGCGATCTGGACCCGGCCCGGCCTGCCGCGGCACACCCGCTCGCTGCTGAACCTGGCCATGCTGACGGCGCTGAACCGGCCGCACGAGATCAAGCTGCACATCAACGGCGCGCTCAACAACGGCGTGACCAAGGACGAGATCATGGAGGTCTTCCTCCAGACCGCGGTCTATTGCGGCGTGCCGGCTTCGATCGACAGCTTCCGCATCGCGCGCGATGTCTTCAAGGAACGGGGTATCGATTGA
- a CDS encoding NAD(P)-dependent oxidoreductase: protein MVANQAEQVGFVGLGMMGEPMVKRLLGAGHRVALADADPARLAVFAGEAAASRPPTLAAMGEACPVVITMLPNGRIVEDVVFGRDGANDGLVAGLAAGSVVVDMSSSSPVGTRALGQRLAERGIRLVDAPVSGGVKRAVDGSLAIMAGGDAADVDRLRPIFAALGRQVFHTGPVGTGHAMKALNNYLSAAGLLAAGEAMLIGQKFGLAAETMVDVWNASTGRNNATEVKFKPFIIPKTWAAGFSMGLMVKDLRTALEVAEATGEPADFARLCTEIWAAAEAKVGPGADHTEIVRYLDEMDGD from the coding sequence ATGGTCGCCAACCAGGCAGAACAGGTCGGCTTCGTCGGCCTCGGCATGATGGGCGAGCCGATGGTCAAGCGCCTGCTGGGCGCGGGCCATCGCGTGGCGCTGGCCGATGCCGACCCGGCGCGGCTGGCGGTCTTCGCGGGCGAGGCGGCGGCGAGCCGGCCGCCGACGCTGGCGGCGATGGGCGAGGCCTGCCCCGTCGTTATCACCATGCTGCCCAACGGCCGCATCGTCGAGGATGTGGTGTTCGGCCGCGACGGTGCCAATGACGGGCTGGTGGCTGGCCTGGCGGCGGGCTCGGTCGTGGTCGATATGAGCTCGTCCTCGCCGGTCGGTACGCGGGCGCTGGGCCAGCGCCTGGCCGAACGCGGCATCCGCTTGGTCGACGCGCCCGTGTCGGGCGGCGTCAAGCGCGCGGTCGACGGCTCGCTCGCCATCATGGCCGGCGGCGATGCCGCCGACGTCGACCGGCTGCGGCCGATCTTCGCCGCCCTGGGGCGGCAGGTCTTCCACACCGGCCCGGTCGGCACCGGGCACGCGATGAAGGCGCTCAACAACTACCTGTCTGCGGCGGGCCTGCTGGCGGCGGGCGAGGCCATGCTGATCGGCCAGAAGTTCGGCTTGGCGGCCGAGACCATGGTCGATGTCTGGAACGCGTCGACCGGCCGCAACAACGCCACCGAGGTGAAGTTCAAGCCCTTCATCATCCCCAAGACCTGGGCCGCCGGCTTCAGCATGGGGCTGATGGTGAAGGACCTGCGCACCGCGCTGGAAGTGGCCGAGGCGACCGGCGAGCCGGCCGACTTCGCGCGCCTCTGCACCGAGATCTGGGCGGCGGCCGAGGCCAAGGTGGGACCCGGCGCCGACCATACCGAGATCGTGCGCTACCTGGACGAGATGGACGGCGACTAG